A genomic region of Trifolium pratense cultivar HEN17-A07 linkage group LG3, ARS_RC_1.1, whole genome shotgun sequence contains the following coding sequences:
- the LOC123916984 gene encoding UDP-URONIC ACID TRANSPORTER 1-like isoform X1: MSSHSSYSMRNKGSVENENKGTVKESGGGSGGKSGKMVTQSNKEFMFICFLVSLWYSSNIGVILLNKYLLSNYGFRFPIFLTMCHMAACAVFSYISIVFFKIVPQQMIKSRSQFLKIATLSIVFCGSVVGGNISLRYLAVSFNQAVGATTPFFTAVFAYFATLKREAWITYAALVPVVAGVVIASGGEPGFHLFGFIMCLSATAARAFKSVLQGILLSSEGEKLNSMNLLLYMSPIAVVLLLPAALIMEPNVIDVTLSLGKEHKFMGVLLFLNSATAYAANLTNFLVTKHTSALTLQVLGNAKGAVAVVISILIFRNPVTFIGMAGYTVTVMGVVAYGETKRRFR; this comes from the exons ATGAGTTCACATAGTTCTTACAGCATGAGAAACAAAGGATctgttgaaaatgaaaacaagggCACGGTTAAAGAATCTGGG GGAGGAAGTGGAGGCAAATCAGGGAAGATGGTGACTCAAAGCAACAAAGAATTTATGTTCATATGTTTTCTTGTATCCCTATGGTACTCATCAAACATTGGTGTCATTCTCCTCAACAAGTACCTTCTCTCAAATTATGGTTTCAGGTTTCCAATCTTTCTCACAATGTGTCATATGGCAGCTTGTGCTGTTTTTAGCTACATATCCATTGTGTTCTTCAAGATTGTTCCTCAACAGATGATTAAATCAAGATCACAGTTCTTAAAGATTGCAACTTTGAGCATTGTTTTTTGTGGGTCTGTGGTTGGTGGCAACATTTCTCTTAGGTATTTGGCTGTTTCTTTCAACCAAGCAGTGGGTGCAACTACACCTTTTTTCACTGCTGTTTTTGCTTATTTTGCTACCCTTAAGAGAGAAGCTTGGATTACATATGCTGCTCTTGTTCCTGTTGTTGCTGGTGTTGTCATTGCAAGTGGG GGTGAGCCAGGGTTTCACTTATTCGGGTTTATAATGTGCCTAAGTGCAACCGCCGCAAGAGCTTTCAAGTCTGTTCTTCAGGGCATTTTACTTTCTTCTGAAGG GGAGAAGTTGAACTCGATGAATTTGCTCCTGTATATGTCTCCAATCGCAGTTGTACTTTTGTTGCCTGCAGCGCTTATCATGGAGCCGAATGTTATAGATGTCACACTATCACTTGGAAAGGAACATAAATTTATGGGCGTGCTTCTTTTTCTTAACTCGGCCACAGCATATGCAGCAAACTTAACAAACTTCTTGGTGACTAAACATACAAGCGCTTTGACACTCcag GTATTAGGCAATGCGAAAGGTGCTGTAGCTGTTGTTATCTCAATACTCATATTCAGAAACCCTGTCACCTTTATTGGCATGGCTGGCTACACAGTCACTGTAATGGGAGTTGTTGCATATGGAGAAACAAAAAGGAGGTTTAGATGA
- the LOC123916984 gene encoding UDP-URONIC ACID TRANSPORTER 1-like isoform X2: MVTQSNKEFMFICFLVSLWYSSNIGVILLNKYLLSNYGFRFPIFLTMCHMAACAVFSYISIVFFKIVPQQMIKSRSQFLKIATLSIVFCGSVVGGNISLRYLAVSFNQAVGATTPFFTAVFAYFATLKREAWITYAALVPVVAGVVIASGGEPGFHLFGFIMCLSATAARAFKSVLQGILLSSEGEKLNSMNLLLYMSPIAVVLLLPAALIMEPNVIDVTLSLGKEHKFMGVLLFLNSATAYAANLTNFLVTKHTSALTLQVLGNAKGAVAVVISILIFRNPVTFIGMAGYTVTVMGVVAYGETKRRFR; this comes from the exons ATGGTGACTCAAAGCAACAAAGAATTTATGTTCATATGTTTTCTTGTATCCCTATGGTACTCATCAAACATTGGTGTCATTCTCCTCAACAAGTACCTTCTCTCAAATTATGGTTTCAGGTTTCCAATCTTTCTCACAATGTGTCATATGGCAGCTTGTGCTGTTTTTAGCTACATATCCATTGTGTTCTTCAAGATTGTTCCTCAACAGATGATTAAATCAAGATCACAGTTCTTAAAGATTGCAACTTTGAGCATTGTTTTTTGTGGGTCTGTGGTTGGTGGCAACATTTCTCTTAGGTATTTGGCTGTTTCTTTCAACCAAGCAGTGGGTGCAACTACACCTTTTTTCACTGCTGTTTTTGCTTATTTTGCTACCCTTAAGAGAGAAGCTTGGATTACATATGCTGCTCTTGTTCCTGTTGTTGCTGGTGTTGTCATTGCAAGTGGG GGTGAGCCAGGGTTTCACTTATTCGGGTTTATAATGTGCCTAAGTGCAACCGCCGCAAGAGCTTTCAAGTCTGTTCTTCAGGGCATTTTACTTTCTTCTGAAGG GGAGAAGTTGAACTCGATGAATTTGCTCCTGTATATGTCTCCAATCGCAGTTGTACTTTTGTTGCCTGCAGCGCTTATCATGGAGCCGAATGTTATAGATGTCACACTATCACTTGGAAAGGAACATAAATTTATGGGCGTGCTTCTTTTTCTTAACTCGGCCACAGCATATGCAGCAAACTTAACAAACTTCTTGGTGACTAAACATACAAGCGCTTTGACACTCcag GTATTAGGCAATGCGAAAGGTGCTGTAGCTGTTGTTATCTCAATACTCATATTCAGAAACCCTGTCACCTTTATTGGCATGGCTGGCTACACAGTCACTGTAATGGGAGTTGTTGCATATGGAGAAACAAAAAGGAGGTTTAGATGA